The segment tcaaatagtgaaacttacacttgttaggcacgagataatataatgccaaatacttgggaccgcctacctataatttaaccgacctatcaaaagcgctctttaaaatcactcggggactTTCCAAATGAACTATCTGAAGCACGTCATGTACTTGCCGATATgtctcgttcacacttactgtaaatccacagtaaAAGGCAGTGATAGGTAGCTTCATGGGTGGGCTTAATCATCCGGCAGACGATCCAGCCAAATCTAAGGCTAACTGAAGATTTTGAAGCATCAAAGGAAGCATTGGATCAAATTGGTAGACCATTGCAGCATTACACCCAAAGAgttgatattgttaaaaaaaaaaaaaaaaaaactgggaTCAATTCCTTTTGAGTCTGAACTTTTAGCAATGCCCCTGAACCTGTGTTggttgtttggggggggggggattcatgAAGTAGTAGACAGAAAAGTGTTGGAACAAAAAGGCTTCTTTCCGTAAAGCAGATCAATGTCACGCTTTCAAAAGCCATCAGCAGGCCGTTGCTAAAGACGATCCCAAAGGGAGTCGGGTGATTTTAAGTCAGGAAAACCCTTCATGAACAAGGGAAGGAATCAGTTCACGAACAGCACTGGTTCAGGCTCTGGGTAGAATCAGCAGTTTGGTGACCGCTTTAaagtcatactattctgttgatatacggcctaggtaagcttcagtactaatttgaaaacattaaaaattgaaattcccgccatcttctatagaggctgccatgatgtggaactcttttgtattcaagacacaaatcaataattttgcCGTCACACCGTCTtatccggttttgatgagattctaagatcatcaaagatgtacatgtggtagattttacgaaaaATAGGTTGGAGTCTTCGAGTCAAACTGTTAATTAAACTAATTAaaagtttcaacagtctcgattaaggtcagcatttcgcaaactctatggtcgttataacgatctagtttgccaatacaacttatcatagggtcaaatgctgtctgacgtgtttcataccgattgttaagccgttcttggcacactgattttgactatggttAAACtcttttacctgatcagaatatagggctcacggcgggtgtgaccgggtcgacaggggatctttactcctcctagatacctgatcccacctctggtgtgtccaggggtccgtgtttgcccaactatctattttgtattgcttataggaattatgagactgatcactgttcgttattttcacctttcactaatgcgaaggggagatgtgaaaaaaagtgttttctctctctcgaaattcctgacccaaccaagtcatctgagaAGAAAAGTCTGTCTGGTCTGCGACAGGAcagaacgtcttcttttcttaatttcttgcgaaagaatgggctcaaatctattcgatgaaataaaccggaaccgacggtgtgacgtcataaattaaacttcagtGGCCGATCTCTTAGCGGTgggtaatttgaaatacatgtacatgtatatgatatataaatattgatttaatcgttaagcaaggatttttgttgttaaagactgtcatttacgataatatgtttacggtgtgaccgttgagacgagctgGTGTAAACAGTGCATTTTGAGGTCATCATTGGCtgcgattgtttttctttcaaaccaagcaattatccacaacaaaacgtacgaaggtatggaaaagcttgtctggaatgtAACATCATTTGTGGCAcattccaaactatttatttgttttatctatggggttgtcaatgaagtataccgcagtgacagCGACATTTTTctggaagcattatgggtagtccccatcatttttcagctgatgaagagcaaatcacgtgacacAGTTGTGGAATCATCGGAGTTTCGCTCgctatcagtaagtaatactttattcggaaaagcaacaatgtggttagggttgcctttccctttaagtcTCCATTGCAAGCTGTAGACCAGGCCTTTCGAGGATAGGGACTGGAAGGCGGTGGGACTGACACCCCAGGTGGGAGGTTGTTTGACACTATTACGAAGAAATGGCACAGTATTTCAACAGATAGTTGTGTTTTGAAAGTTATTCAAGGGGTTGTGCtttgaaatttattcaaattCCCCCTACCAACCAGGGTTGAAGTGCACTCCTGTTTCGAAAGATACAAAAGCCAGAGGCGTTCTTTGCCAAGAAATTCAAACCTTGCTAGGCAATAGTTCCTGTTCCCAAAGACGTAAGAGATTTTACAGCACTTTCTTCGCTGTCCCCTGGAAAAAGAAAACCTCTGAAACAAATATGTGGTGTACAAAGACACTGTCTGGATCAAAAGGGCATACAATCATATTCTAATAAGAGATTCACATCAGAAATACCTCCGTTTCGAATTGATGGggaattattttcaatttaggGCTTTTCCTCTTGGCCTTTCATCgagtattttgaaaatttcttgtCCCAGTTATAGAACCCTTACATACATGAGGTATTTAGGTAGTATTTTATTTGGACGATGGACTGATAATTCATCATTCTCCAGCAATCCTAATGCAACAAACGCTAACTCGGTGGGGTTAGATTCTATCAATGGAAAAGTCAAGACTGGTTCCAGGTCAGGAATTCACTTTTATGAAGGGGCGATTCAACACAAAGTTGGGCATATTATGCCCATCAGTTCAAAGGGTCATAGGAATTCAGTCTTTAATAGCGTCTTTCTGAACAAGGTATCGGTGAGATCAATACTAGAGATTCTAGGTCATACGGCATCTCTGATAGACTTGGTGCCACTGTGTAGATTTCAGTTCTATCTCCTGAATCAATTgttgattggttgattttacgtcccgtcgagaatttttcactcatattgagacgccacgagctgtaggtgaagtacctcaaatttagacctacgctTATATGTAGCGCTCagagccgtagcagtgagggttctttatcatgccaacgcctgcccaacatgggacctccgtttttaaggttaaaTCCGAAGGAAACGTATTTAGCCAGAGGGGGAATTATGGTGTTCGAAACGGGAGGTTTGTGTCACTACAGATGCCTTTAAAACAGAATTGGGGGCAAATTGGGAGGATCAGATGGTACAGGGTACTTGGAGCCCAgaagagattgattgattgtatattgtttaacgtccctatcgagaatatttcactcatatggagacgtcaccattgccagtgaagggttgcaaaatttagacctatgcttggtGGGTGcgtatgacctttgagcagggagggatctttatcgtgccacacctgctgtgacatgggacatcggtttttgcgttctcattcaaaggaccgccccatatagtcacctcttacgacaagcaaggggtactgaggaccttttctaacctggatccccacggaatgCCCAGAAGAGAAGAAATGGTACATCAATtcattagaaatgaaagtagaggTATATGCTTTCTCCAAGTGGGCTTAACACCGGAGCAACAAATCAGTGCTGATTCGTTTAGACAATGTGTCGGTAGTCCAGTACATAAATCGACAGGGAGAACTGTATCCTCTCTCCTATGCCGCCTAGCATCACAGTTATGACAGAGAGCCGAGGAGTATCAAATAGTGTTGCTAGCAGCACATGTAGAAGGTATTCGCAATGTTCTAGCGGATCAGATAGGTCGAGAGGTCAAAACTTGTCGGAAAGAATGGTCTCTAAAGGGGACAGTTGAACAAAAGATCTGGCTAAGGTTCTACAAGCCTCACAGAAATGTGTTTGCGTCAGCTCTGGATCACAAACTTCTGAGTTATTGCTCACGGGTGATATACCTTAAAACGTGGACAACTTGTCGATATCATGAGAAGGGATATTGGGATATGCCTTTCCCCCAATTATTTTGATTCCCATAATTCTAGACTATGTGTCGAAGGTCAATTGCAGGGTACTGCTAATTGCTCCGAGGTACCCACCCGGGTTCTCAGTATGTTACACGTCATGCTGTCAATTATTCAGCCTCATCCGGATCTACTGAAAATAGTAGGGACGGATGTATCACCCAGATCCAGAATTTTTGAAGTTGGCAATTTGGCCAAATTCAGGAGTAAAAGCAGACTGTCAAGAATTTCAGACTCGGCTTATGTTAGTAACCTGTAGGAAAGGTATTCAAAATGTCTACGCTTCTCAATACAAAGCCTTCAGAAGCTGGTGTCTGGAACGGGAAATTGATCCCTTTGAATGAGGCCTTCAATTTTTGAGTCAGGAAAACTGTATAGAACTAAATGTGTCTATCGGTCTATGTTGTCAATGTTTTGACACCAGTAGATGGGAAGAACATAGGGGAACATCTTAGTGTTATAAAACTCTTGCGGGGTGTTTAACTCCAGTCCTTCTAACAAATAACTTGTTCCAGAATGGGTTTAGAACTTGTTCTGAAAGCCTCGAAAAACAGGTCTTTAAACATATGAGAAGGGTTCCACTTAAACTGATCGCATACAAGTTCGTCTTGCTTCTGGCGATTGTCACTGCCAAAAGAGTAAGAAATTTGCAGGATTCAAGAATTACATTTTTTGCCAGGAAAGTTGAGCAAAGCTGGTGATTCATCTCACTTTTTTGGTAGGGAAATCGTCATTTAATCTTTTTCTGACAAATTACTTGACGTCATAAAAGTAATGATGTATTATTTGAGAGCTACCAAAAGTctaaaattctaaattgttactGAGATTCATGGTCAAACCTTACAATCCTGTTTCGCCACAAACTATATCGAAGCTATTAAGATTTGTTATGAGATATCGGACCACTCTAGCAACCCGTCAGTCAGGGCACATTCGGTGAGAACTGTTACTCCAAACTGTGTGGGGTCTCTATAAGGAAGCTTCAAAGGAAACCATCATGGAGGCTGCGGATTGGAGGAATGAATTGTCCTTCATCCGTCACTATTTGCAACGCTTGGACCAATACCAGTCTAGACTTGGAGGAACAGTGCTAGAAGCTGGAGATATCGTGGAGTCAAACATATACTCCTACTAACAGGGACTACTGCTTCTAAGTCTCCATAGGTTATTCAGACGTGAGTATCACATGTGAAGCGAAGTAGGTTTTACGAGCAAACATGTGATACTTTCATACCCTCCCTCCTTCCCCTGTGTTTGTTAGTCTATCCTATTCTTATGCTTATGGttcaaattttgagaaaaatttcATGATGATAGGCTCATGCACGGAGGTAGGGGGATCAAGAGTAAGCGGGTTTTTTCTCTGTATTTCAGCTGAGGTACTAGGTAGGGAATATCCATAGGTTATTTAAAGGGAAGTAGCacatgtttaatgtttagtcGTAAAACCTAGATTTACAAGCTAAACCTCTAATCTCACGCACGCATATCGACAACTCCCGACTGCAAAGAAGCGAAAGATGAAGTGCGAGGGTAAAGGAGCGATATTAGTGTCACCCCGCCGCCTTCACACGTTTGCCTCTTCGCTACTGCATTTCGCCCTTGCAATTTGGCATCTTTGTGCATGCGTCATTGGGGTCAAATTTTATTAATTACTGAAATACCTAAACATTAATGAATTAAACGCTACACCGAGTTGATATTACGTAGACACCTTGATGTTGATGATATAAACCATGAATAATGTTAAGCCGAACTTAATGGGTTAATTAAGGGGAGGATGCGTATGGAAGAATTTATTCCAGttacgtgggtttcctccgggtactccggtttcctcccacataaatgaccccctagcgcaaacatccgtgcatcaaagaaGTAAGGCTGCTGTAAAATTTCACACAAATAGATCTGTAAAATTCCATgcaattcatataaataatatatatagacAAATCCATGATTGACATTTTAAATTACCTTTGTTTTCTAACCCAAAACGAATTTTCGAAGTTAGTACAAAGATATGAATTTAAACTTAATTCAAAGTTCGATCTACGGATTTTTCAGGTTAAGTGCATCGATAATATTCTCATTTGTCCTTTTAAACGTTCAATCAGTCGTGTGACAGATTAGGTAAACTAGGATTGTATTGttttatatgattaagaaatttAATCTACTTACACTAATTATGTTTTTGTTAGATGGCTTGCACGAGAATGCGTACGTGTATTCAACACTGACAGAGTCCGTTGTAATCATTATTGAAAGAAATCACCGTTACGTAGACGCTCGATGTAGAGTAAACCTTTTTGAAAGTTGTGTTTTTGAAGATGGCTGGTTTTTGGTTGACAAACAAACGAATAACTGATTTAAACATACGACATATCTATGGAGGACCGGAGCCAGTCGGTAAGCATAAAATGATAAAGGTCACTCGCACTTTTAGTCTAAGGACTAAAGACAAAGAAGAACAAAGAATCGAGGCCCTACAACGGCGAATGAGGAGGAGGTTGTTCGATGCGAATTCTCGAGGAGAATACGTCGTTCCACGAGCCCCTGCTTTTAGGGAGCTTGACCAAGAGGGAGTAGATGAGATCGTTACTAGGCTCAACCATCCCAAAAGCGCACCGCCTCTACGCCGAAGCCAGTCCACAAAGTCGTCAACTGAGGAGAGTGGTGGTGGACAGAAGTCGAAAACTCTTTCAGAACGAGAATTGAGTGACATTTCTATTCGTCTGCACAATCATGAGACTCATATGAGCCGCATAAGAAGCGGAAAAGGAGTGCGATTTCCGTTACCGTGCAGCCAGATCAGTGTGAATAGAGCGAATAGCTCACAACATTGAATGATAATTCATAAACAATATTCTCTTGATAATAGTAAGGTGGTGTTTTAGTTGTGTTCTACAAACAGACAGTACATCAGACATTGTAGTGTTTACAAGGCCTTGCAGCAACCTGAAATCAAGTACTCTGAGCGTTACGAACAACtctaacaaacaaaaacaaaacaatagttTTATGAATATTATTCTTACTTCATGGTGGATAAATAATTTGCTGCCACGAATGTTTACGAATGTATCTTTAACGAGAAAGCTAAACTTTTGTGTATTCATAAATGGGACACGATTCATTTTCATAGACATTTTTTATATCCTCATTcgatttttattaaattcaGTACATTTTCGTATTTTCTGTGCTTTCTTTGGAGGGGGTGTCTCTATCTATACTGTATGTACGAGAATGGAACCCAGAGCTTTGCATAATCAAGCACGTGATATCCATGTTTCTTAAGATAAATGACACCTTACTTCCAAAATTCACTTCACGTGGGATATTT is part of the Ostrea edulis chromosome 2, xbOstEdul1.1, whole genome shotgun sequence genome and harbors:
- the LOC125667279 gene encoding uncharacterized protein LOC125667279; amino-acid sequence: MAGFWLTNKRITDLNIRHIYGGPEPVGKHKMIKVTRTFSLRTKDKEEQRIEALQRRMRRRLFDANSRGEYVVPRAPAFRELDQEGVDEIVTRLNHPKSAPPLRRSQSTKSSTEESGGGQKSKTLSERELSDISIRLHNHETHMSRIRSGKGVRFPLPCSQISVNRANSSQH